The following are encoded together in the Anoplopoma fimbria isolate UVic2021 breed Golden Eagle Sablefish chromosome 13, Afim_UVic_2022, whole genome shotgun sequence genome:
- the atoh1a gene encoding protein atonal homolog 1a: MDVRSVEEWSRGEVEVAGLNSRLQSPGLVEQQREESRYEPGLRLVDSGSDPRAWLAPVQPSGTCAAHASSPDYLLDSPCPSTGSYQESGSPESSGHPSPPSYRKTAKSPSSSSLKVRDLCRLQGTVTGPDEEASTRQRAQSSRPVHGVQKQRRVAANARERRRMHGLNYAFDELRSVIPALDNDKKLSKYETLQMAQIYINALADLLEGPVSSSNSNNNNNSNDVSNNKNNSQKCDIALPATVGFDAPSSPTACRTAAAGPVSGGGLPVHISGVSFHSSFDDGSFSAMVEEAMRSPSPSPSARENSFLAPVGGGGRKASPRSDGEFSPHSHFSDSDEIAMEIHSSEEEDFSDLKLRSRHHHTVAF, encoded by the exons ATGGATGTCCGAAGTGTGGAAGAGTGGAGCAGAGGCGAGGTGGAGGTGGCGGGGCTCAACTCGCGGCTGCAGAGCCCGGGGTTGGTGGAGCAGCAGCGCGAGGAGTCCCGCTACGAACCGGGACTGAGGCTCGTGGACAGCGGCAGTGACCCACGCGCCTGGCTGGCTCCGGTGCAGCCCTCTGGCACCTGCGCGGCACACGCCAGCTCACCCGACTACCTGCTGGACTCGCCCTGCCCGAGCACCGGCTCCTACCAAG aaAGTGGTTCCCCGGAGTCCTCGGGCCACCCCAGCCCTCCCAGCTACAGAAAAACTGCCAAGAGCCCCTCCTCTTCTTCGCTCAAAGTCAGGGACTTGTGCCGCCTTCAAGGCACGGTCACCGGGCCCGACGAAGAGGCATCCACGAGACAGAGAGCCCAGTCCAGCAGGCCGGTCCACGGGGTCCAGAAGCAGAGGCGCGTAGCCGCCAACGCGCGGGAGAGGAGGCGCATGCACGGGCTCAACTACGCGTTCGACGAGCTGCGCAGCGTCATCCCGGCGTTAGACAACGACAAGAAGCTCTCCAAGTACGAGACGCTACAGATGGCGCAGATTTACATCAACGCTCTGGCTGACCTGCTCGAAGGTCCGGTTTCCTCctccaacagcaacaacaacaacaacagcaacgaCGTCtccaacaataaaaacaactcgCAAAAGTGTGACATTGCGCTTCCAGCCACGGTTGGTTTTGACGCTCCCTCGTCCCCGACAGCCTGCAGGACAGCGGCGGCCGGGCCCGTCTCAGGTGGCGGCTTACCTGTTCACATCAGCGGGGTGTCCTTCCACTCCTCCTTCGACGACGGCTCGTTCTCCGCCATGGTGGAAGAGGCGATGCGTTCCCCATCTCCGTCTCCCTCCGCTCGGGAAAACTCTTTCCTGGCACCGGTCGGAGGCGGTGGGAGGAAAGCGTCTCCCCGGAGCGACGGAGAGTTTTCCCCGCACTCCCACTTCAGCGACTCGGATGAAATAGCGATGGAGATCCACTCGAGTGAAGAGGAGGACTTCTCAGATCTCAAGCTCCGCAGCCGCCATCATCACACGGTGGCTTtttga